The segment ACCTGAAGCCCCCTGTAGGAGCGCACCCTGTGCGCGATTGCTTTTTCCCAATCCGATATGAGGCAATCGCGCACAGGGTGCGCTCCTACAACGAACCCACCTCACTGAAGGAGTCCCACCATGAAAGCCCCCGTTCGAGTTGCCGTCACCGGCGCCGCCGGCCAGATCGGTTACGCCCTGCTGTTCCGCATCGCCGCGGGCGACATGCTGGGTCCGGACCAGCCGGTGATCCTGCACATGCTGGAGATCACCCCGGCGCTGCCCGCCCTGCAGGGCGTGGTGATGGAGCTGAACGACTGCGCCTTCCCGCTGCTCGCCGGCACGGTGGCCACCGATGACGTCAACGTCGCCTTCAAGGACGTCGACTACGCCCTGCTGGTCGGTGCGCGTCCGCGCGGCCCGGGCATGGAGCGCAAGGACCTGCTGGAAGCCAACGGCGCCATCTTCGGCCCGCAGGGCAAGGCGCTGAACGACCACGCCAAGCGCGACGTGAAGGTGCTGGTGGTCGGCAACCCGGCCAACACCAACGCGCTGATCGCCCAGCAGAACGCCCCGGACCTGGATCCGAACTGCTTCACCGCGATGGTGCGCCTGGACCACAACCGCGCCATGAGCCAGTTGGCCGAGAAGACCGGCAAGCACAACACCGACATCAAGAAGATGACCATCTGGGGCAACCACAGCTCCACCCAGTACCCGGACCTGCACCACGCCACCGTGGACGGCAAGCCGGCACTGAGCCTGGTCGAGCAGAGCTGGTACGAGAGCGACTTCATCCCGACCGTGCAGCAGCGCGGCGCGGCGATCATCAAGGCCCGTGGCGCCTCGTCGGCCGCCTCGGCCGCCTCGGCCGCGATCGACCACATGCGCTCGTGGGCACTGGGCACCGCCGAGGGCGACTGGGTCTCGATGGGCATCCCGTCGGACGGCTCCTACGGCATCGCCCCGGGCGTGATCTACGGCTACCCGGTGACCATCAAGAACGGCAAGTACGCGATCGTGCAGGGCCTGGAGATCAACGATTTCTCGCGCGCCCGCATGGATGCCACCGACAAGGAACTGCGCGAGGAGCGCGCCGGCGTCGAGCATCTGTTCGCCAAGAAGTAAGCCGCTTCGTTTCGGCTTGAGGGAAGGGCGGCTTCGGCCGCCCTTTCTTTTTGTTCGATCGTCGCCGACCTTGCTAGATGTTTCCTCAGCGTCATCCCAGCGAGGAGCTTTTCAACAGCCGGAGGCTGGTCAAGCTGGGATCCAGTGACTTCGCACCGCATTGGCGAGGCGGTGCGCGGATGGGCGTGCGCACTTGTTGCAGACTCAAAAGCGCTTTCGACGTCCTTCGGCCGCCAAGTCACTTTCTCTTGCTTGCCCAAGAGAAAGTAACCAAAGAGAACGGCACCCTGCGTCTGTCGTCCTTCCGCGCCGTTGGCGCTCCAGGCACGCGGGTCGGGCCGGGCTTTTCGACAGGGCTCCTGCCCTGACGAAAAGGAACGGGCGTCCTGCCCGTTCCCCTACGGGCCTTTTCGTCCCGACCCGCTCGACTCCCGAAGGGGGTTGAGTGACGGCTCGCTTTGCATCGCCGCGCTTCAGCGCATGTGGCGCGCCGAAATACAAGGCAGCGCTGCGCGCCCCCAATCCCTAAAATGCCCGACCGTTTTGCATGGTTGGGCACGCGCCGCATGAACATCGTCGTCAACGAAGAACTCAAGGCCTACATCGAGCCGATGACGCCCGAGGAATACGAGGCGCTGGAGCGCAGCCTCCTCGCCGAAGGTTGCCGCGATGCGCTGGTGCTGTGGGGCGAGATCCTGATCGACGGCCATCACCGCTACGCGATCTGCCAGCAGCATGGCCTGCCGTTCCAGACCGTGCAGCACCCGAACTTCCAGTCGATGGACGACGTACACCTGTGGATGATCGACCAGCACCTGGGACGGCGCAGCCTGTCGGTGTTCCAGCGCGGCGAGCTGGCGCTGCGCAAGCGCGACATCCTTGCTGCACGTCGCGCACAGGCGCGGGTGAAGTTGCCGCCGCTGCCACCGATTCCGGAAGACGCGGAAGCCGCCACGGAAGATGCGGAGCAGGTGAACGAACCGGCAGTCAGCACGCCGGAAGCGCCGGTGGAGGCACCGCCCAGCCGCGAGGCCTTGGCGAAGGCCGCGCGGTTGAGCCACACGCAGGTCGGGCTGATCGAGAAGATCCGCAAGCAGGCCGCGCCCGAGGTGGTGGAGGCGGTGAAGGCCGGCACGATCTCGATCAACGCCGCCGCCGCCGTGGCCAGCCTGCCGGAGGACGAGCAGCGCGCGGCGGCCAGCGGCGGCGACAGGGAACTGAAGGAGGCCGCCAAACGCGTGCGCGAGTCGCGGCGCAAGCCGAAGGAGATTCCAGCGGCGGGCGCGGAAGATGAGCTGCAGCAGTTGCGCCAGCGCGTGGCGGAGCTGACCGCCGAGGTCGCTTCGCTGCGCCAGCAGCTGGCCGAGCTGCAGGGCGGGTGACGGCGCGGCGCGACAGCTGGGCTGCGCGCCGGCCGAGCCGTCAGTGTGGGCGGGCGGTCGCGCTCGCCGCGGCCTCGCGCACGTAGGCGAGCAAGGCATCGTCGACCGAGCTGCCGGTACGCAGCTCCGGCTCCTTCGCATAGGCCTCGCGGATCTTCGCGTGCGTAGCCGGGTCGTCACCGGCATATGCGCGGAACATCGCCATCCAGCGCTGCGCCATGGCCTGCACCGCCGGATCGTGCGCTGGCACGCCGTCAGCGAGCGCGGCGCGCAGCTCGGCGATGAGTTCGGGCCAGGCGTACATCTGCTTGCCGTAGTGCTGGCGCATCCGTTGCATTTCGTGCTCGTCGAGGTAGCGCTCGAAGATCGCCAGCCGCGCACTCACCATGGATTCCTCCACGAAGCGCTCCAGAGCCGGCGTGATGCCGCTGCGTTCACGCATGCCCGGCTCCTTCTCGGTCATCGTGCGCAGCCGCAGCAGGAAGGCCGGGTTGTTGCCGGTGCCGCGGCCGACCATTTCCATCCACTGCAGGGCAAGTTGCTGCGCGTCGGCGTCGTCCGGCGTGGCGCCGCGGTCCATCGCCGACTGCACGGCAGTCACCAGGGCGCTCCAGGCCGGCAACACGTCCGGGTCGGTATGCAGCGGCAGGGCTTTCAATTCCTCGGGGGTGAAATACTTTTCGTACATCGTCATCTGCTCCAGCGTTTCCAGCCAGTCGGCCAGGTCGGGGGACTGTCCGGACGACAGCTGCGCACGCAGGTGCACCAGCCGTTCGCGCAGGCGGGCGGCATCGGCCAGGTCGCGGTCGAGTTGGGCGATCTGGCGATCCACCACCTCGGCCAGCGGTGGCTGCGGTCCGGACAGGGCTTGCCCGATGTCGGCCAGCGCCAGGCCCAGCTGGCGCAGCGCCTGGATGCGGTGCAGGCGTTCGATGTCCGCCTGCCCGTAAAGCCGGTAGCCGGCATCGGACCGCGAGGACGGGCGCAGCAGGCCGATCGCGTCGTAGTGGTGCAGGGTGCGCACGGTCAGCCCGCTACGCTTCGCCAGTTCGCCCACCGTCAGCTGCATCGTCCATTCCTCCATCCGTCCTGCGTGGCCGCCACGCTAAGGGCTCACGTTACGTGAGGGTCAACAGTAAGGCGATGACGGTCTTCGTGGCGATGTGCCAAATGTTGAACGGTTGAAGCTCTTCGCACGGCTCTCGGTGTCGGCAAAGCCGTTACTTGGTAAGGTCGCTGCTCGCCATGGTTGGTTGGCGGTTTTGGCAGTAGGACGAATGGCGGGCGGCGCGGCGTGGCAATGCGCGGCTCGGCTATGGCCTCATCCTGAAATTTACGACGACCAACTTTTCATTAGCCGCCAAGGATGAAAATCCATGAACAAGAAGTCAGTGCTGGCAATGGTGACTTTTGCAGGGCTTAGCATTGCCCTCGGTATTGTTTTCCAGCTCGTCCTCGAATCGACCGGGGTCGAGTCGGGCCTGGTCAGCCAAATAGCGGTGTACGTGTGTGTCTGTCCGGTCGCGCTCATTGCGGCACGCCAGGTAGGCGAGGTCACCCGGGTTGCTCTGTTGGCGGCCAGTTTTGTGGTCTTGTGCATCGAATTGGCCGCGATTGTTTATCTGCTGGACGCGATTGCCAAGCCAGCTGGCGGCCACGCGCGGTGGTCCGCTGTGCTTAATGCCGGCATGGTCGGCGATATTCTCGCCGCGCTGATCGCTCCCCAGATCTGGCTGTGGCTGTTCGACAAATGGGGAGCTGATCATTCCTCGATACCCTCTCAGGCTTCCGGCTCTTAAATCGCACGTCGCCGCATTGCTGGAACGTGCACTGCCCGAGTGTGGCCATGTGGATTGGCGGCCTGGCTCACGCATTGGTCAGCACGGCTGAGGTCCGCAGGCGGCTTCATGACTCGTCGCTCCGGTTCCGACGAAAGTCTTGTCATACGGTGGATGGCGCTTGGTATATCGTCGGACGGATATTCCGCATGCGGGGTGAGCCATGGGCTACGACGAGTTCTACCGGCAGTCGATCGATGAGCCGGAACGGTTCTGGGGCGAGCAGGCGCGGCTGATCCACTGGGAGACGCCGCCACAGCAGATCCTCGATGCCACGAAGCTGCCGTTCCGCCAGTGGTTCGTCGGCGGCACCACCAACCTCTGCTACAACGCGGTGGATCGGCATCTGGCCGAGCGCGGCGAGCAGCTGGCGCTGGTGGCGATCTCCACCGAGACCGGCGTTACCGAGGAGATCAGCTATCGCGTGCTGTACCGCGAGGTGAACCGCTTTGCCGGCATCCTCAAGGGCCTGGGCGTGGGTCGCGGCGATCGCGTGGTGATCTACATGCCGAACATGGCCGAAGCGGTGTACGCGATGCTGGCGTGCGCGCGCATCGGTGCGATCCACTCGGTGGTGTTCGGTGGCTTTGCCGCGCACAACCTTGCGCTGCGCATCGACGACGCGGAGCCCAAGCTGCTGATCTGCGCCGATGCCGGCATGCGCGGCGGCAAGGTGATCCCGTACAAGCCGCTGGTGGATGCGGCGCTGGCCGAGGCGAAGGCACCGCCACCACACGTGCTGATCGTCAGCCGCGGGCTGGACAAGGACATGCAGCGGGTCGCCGGTCGCGATGTCGACTACGCCCGCCTGCGCGCCGAACACATGAACGACGAGGTGCCGGTGGAATGGCTCGAATCGAACGAGCCCAGCTACCTGCTCTACACGTCGGGCACCACCGGCAAACCCAAGGGCATCCAGCGCGACGTGGGCGGTTACGCGGTGGCGATGGCGATGTCCACGCGCCTGGTGTTCGACATCGGGCCGGGGCAGGTGATGTTCTCCACCTCCGACGTCGGTTGGGCGGTGGGCCACTCGTACAACGTGTATGGCCCGTTGATCGTCGGCGCGACGTCGCTGCTCTACGAAGGACTGCCGACGAATCCCGACCCCGGCATCTGGTGGCGGCTGTGCGAGAAGTATCGCGTGCGCACCATGTTCTCCTCACCCACCGGCATCCGCCTGCTGAAGAAGCAGGACGTGTCGTGGCTGAAGAACGCGGACCTTTCCTCGCTCAAGTGGCTGTTCCTCGCTGGCGAGCCGCTGGACGAACCGACCGCGCACTGGATCACCGACGGTCTCGGGGTGCCGGTGATCGACAACTACTGGCAGACCGAGACCGGCTGGCCGGCGCTCACCCTGATGCCGGGGCTGGAGTTGAAGCCGGTGAAGTGGGGTTCCCCGGGCCTGCCCGCTCCGGGCTACCGCATGAAGGTCATCAACGAGACCACCGGCGAGGAAGCCGCCGCGGGCGAGAAGGGCGTACTGGTGATGGTGCCGCCGCTGCCGCCGGGCTGCCTGACCACGGTGTGGCGCGACGACGATCGCTACGTCAACAGCTACTTCAGCCACTTCAGGGAGCTGCTGTACAGCTCGCTGGACTGGGCGATCCGCGACGCGGACGGCTACACCAACATCCTCGGCCGCACCGACGACGTGATCAACGTGGCCGGGCATCGCCTGGGCACGCGCGAGATCGAGGAGTCCGTCGCCACCTATGCGTCGGTGGCCGAGGCGGCGGTGATCGGCATGAAGGACGATCTCAAGGGGCAGGTGCCGGTGGTGTTCGCCACGCTCAAGCAGGGCGCCACCGCCTCGTCGGAGGAGGCGGCGCGCGGCATGCAGCAGGCGGTGACCGAGCAGCTCGGCGCGATCGCCCGGCCCGCGCGCATCTACGTGGTGAATGCCTTGCCGAAGACCCGCTCGGGAAAGCTGCTGCGCCGCTCGCTGCAGGCACTGGTGCAGCACACCGATCCGGGCGACCTGTCCACGCTGGACGATCCGTCGTCGCTCGATGAGGTGCGCAAGGCGCTGGAGCGGGGGCCGGACCTGGGCTGACGATTTGTCGTAGGAGCGCACCCTGTGCGCGAATGCTTTTGCCCGTGATCGACATCAAAACCAAGAGCCTTCGCGCACAGGGTGCGCTCCTACAGCAGGGTATGGATGCCGGCGGCCCCGCTCAGGCCGCCACCGCTTCTGGCTTCGCCGCCACCGGCAGACGCATCAGGTGGTCGAAGGCGCTCAGCGCCGCGGTGGAGCCGGCACCCATGGCGATCACGATCTGCTTGTACGGTACCGTGGTGGCGTCGCCGGCGGCGAACACGCCCGGTACCGAGGTCTCGCCGCGGTCGTTGATGACGATCTCGCCGCGGGCCGACAGTTCCACCGTGCCCTTCAGCCACTCGGTATTCGGCAGCAGGCCGATCTGCACGAAGATGCCTTCCAGGTCGATCGTGTGGGTGTTGCCGCTGACGCGGTCGGTGTAGACGAGTCCGTTGACCTTCTGGCCGTCGCCCAGCACCTCGGTGGTCTGCGCGTTCACCAGGATCGCCACGTTCGGCAGGCTGCGCAGCTTGCGCTGCAGGACTTCGTCGGCGCGCAGCTGGCTGTCGAACTCGAGCAGGGTGACGTGGCTGACGATGCCGGCCAGGTCGATCGCCGCCTCCACGCCGGAGTTGCCGCCGCCGATCACCGCCACGCGCTTGCCCTTGAACAGCGGGCCGTCGCAGTGTGGGCAGTAGGCCACGCCCTTGTTGCGGTAGTCGTTCTCGCCCGGCACGTTCATCTGCCGCCAGCGCGCGCCGGTGGAGAGGATCACGGTCTTGGACTTCAGCGCGGCGCCGTTCTCCAGCTGCACCTGGACCAGGCCACCGGTGGCTTCGCTGGCAGGAATGAGCCTGGTCGCGCACTGCAGGTTCATCACGTCGACCTCGTGCTCGCGCACGTTCTGCTCCAGCGCGGCGGCGAGCTTCGGGCCTTCGGTGTGCGGCACCGAGATCAGGTTCTCGATGCCCATGGTGTCCAGCACCTGGCCGCCGAAGCGCTCGGCGGCGACGCCGGTGCGGATGCCCTTGCGCGCGCTGTAGATCGCCGCCGCCGCGCCGGCCGGGCCGCCGCCGACGATCAGCACGTCGAAGGCGTCCTTGGTCTTGAGCTTCTCGGCGTCACGCCTGGCGGCACCGGTGTCGAGCTTGGCGACGATCTGTTCCAGGCTCATGCGGCCCTGGTCGAACACCTCACCGTTGAGATAGACGGTGGGCACCGACATCACCTGGCGGGCATCCACCTCGTCCTGGAACAGCGCGCCGTCGATGGCAATGTGCTTGATCTTCGGATTCAGCACGCTCATCAGGTTGAGCGCCTGCACCACGTCCGGGCAGTTCTGGCAGGACTGCGAGAAATAGGTCTCGAAGACGAAGTCGCCGTCGAGGCTCTTTACCTGCTCGATCACGTCCTGCGTGGCCTTGGACGGATGACCGCCGACCTGCAGCAGCGCGAGCACGAGCGAGGTGAATTCGTGGCCCATCGGGATGCCGGCGAAGCGCACGCCGATGTCCGTGCCCACACGGTTGATCGCAAAGGACGGCTTGCGCGCGTCGTCGTCGCGGCGCACCAGGGTGATCCGGTCCGAGAGCGAGGCGATTTCTTCCAGCAGCTCGTGCAGCTCGGCGGACTTGGCGCCGTCGTCGAGCGACTCGACGATCTCGATCGGCTGCGTGACCTTCTCGAGGTAGGCCTTCAACTGGGCGGAGAGATTGGCGTCCAACATGGCGATGTCCCTGATGATGGGGTGAGTCTGGCGAGCGCCCGGGAAAATCCCGGGCGTCGCGAGCGTTCAATGGGAGAACGAAAGGTCCGGGTGATCCGCGGACCGGGCGCGCGCATCGGGGCGATGCGCGCGCCGGGCGGCATCAGATCTTGCCGACCAGGTCCAGCGACGGGGCGAGGGTCTTCTCGCCTTCCTTCCACTTGGCCGGGCACACCTCGTTCGGGTGGGCGGCGACGTACTGGGCGGCCTTGAGCTTGCGCAGGGTCTCGGTGACGTCGCGGGCGATCGCGTTGTCGTGGATCTCCAGCGTCTTGATCACGCCTTCCGGGTTGATGATGAAGGTGCCGCGCAGGGCCAGGCCTTCCTCTTCGATGTGCACGTCGAACGCGCGGGTCAGCTGGTGGGTCGGGTCGCCGACCAGCGCGAACTTGGCCTTGCCCACTGCCGGAGAGGTCTCGTGCCACACCTTGTGCGAGAAGTGGGTGTCGGTGGTGACGATGTACACCTCGGCGCCGGCCTTCTTGAACTCCTCGTAGTGCTCGGCAGCGTCCTCGACCTCGGTCGGGCAGTTGAAGGTGAAGGCGGCCGGCATGAAGATCACGACGGACCACTTGCCCTTC is part of the Dyella thiooxydans genome and harbors:
- the ahpF gene encoding alkyl hydroperoxide reductase subunit F; this translates as MLDANLSAQLKAYLEKVTQPIEIVESLDDGAKSAELHELLEEIASLSDRITLVRRDDDARKPSFAINRVGTDIGVRFAGIPMGHEFTSLVLALLQVGGHPSKATQDVIEQVKSLDGDFVFETYFSQSCQNCPDVVQALNLMSVLNPKIKHIAIDGALFQDEVDARQVMSVPTVYLNGEVFDQGRMSLEQIVAKLDTGAARRDAEKLKTKDAFDVLIVGGGPAGAAAAIYSARKGIRTGVAAERFGGQVLDTMGIENLISVPHTEGPKLAAALEQNVREHEVDVMNLQCATRLIPASEATGGLVQVQLENGAALKSKTVILSTGARWRQMNVPGENDYRNKGVAYCPHCDGPLFKGKRVAVIGGGNSGVEAAIDLAGIVSHVTLLEFDSQLRADEVLQRKLRSLPNVAILVNAQTTEVLGDGQKVNGLVYTDRVSGNTHTIDLEGIFVQIGLLPNTEWLKGTVELSARGEIVINDRGETSVPGVFAAGDATTVPYKQIVIAMGAGSTAALSAFDHLMRLPVAAKPEAVAA
- the prpE gene encoding propionate--CoA ligase encodes the protein MGYDEFYRQSIDEPERFWGEQARLIHWETPPQQILDATKLPFRQWFVGGTTNLCYNAVDRHLAERGEQLALVAISTETGVTEEISYRVLYREVNRFAGILKGLGVGRGDRVVIYMPNMAEAVYAMLACARIGAIHSVVFGGFAAHNLALRIDDAEPKLLICADAGMRGGKVIPYKPLVDAALAEAKAPPPHVLIVSRGLDKDMQRVAGRDVDYARLRAEHMNDEVPVEWLESNEPSYLLYTSGTTGKPKGIQRDVGGYAVAMAMSTRLVFDIGPGQVMFSTSDVGWAVGHSYNVYGPLIVGATSLLYEGLPTNPDPGIWWRLCEKYRVRTMFSSPTGIRLLKKQDVSWLKNADLSSLKWLFLAGEPLDEPTAHWITDGLGVPVIDNYWQTETGWPALTLMPGLELKPVKWGSPGLPAPGYRMKVINETTGEEAAAGEKGVLVMVPPLPPGCLTTVWRDDDRYVNSYFSHFRELLYSSLDWAIRDADGYTNILGRTDDVINVAGHRLGTREIEESVATYASVAEAAVIGMKDDLKGQVPVVFATLKQGATASSEEAARGMQQAVTEQLGAIARPARIYVVNALPKTRSGKLLRRSLQALVQHTDPGDLSTLDDPSSLDEVRKALERGPDLG
- a CDS encoding malate dehydrogenase gives rise to the protein MKAPVRVAVTGAAGQIGYALLFRIAAGDMLGPDQPVILHMLEITPALPALQGVVMELNDCAFPLLAGTVATDDVNVAFKDVDYALLVGARPRGPGMERKDLLEANGAIFGPQGKALNDHAKRDVKVLVVGNPANTNALIAQQNAPDLDPNCFTAMVRLDHNRAMSQLAEKTGKHNTDIKKMTIWGNHSSTQYPDLHHATVDGKPALSLVEQSWYESDFIPTVQQRGAAIIKARGASSAASAASAAIDHMRSWALGTAEGDWVSMGIPSDGSYGIAPGVIYGYPVTIKNGKYAIVQGLEINDFSRARMDATDKELREERAGVEHLFAKK
- a CDS encoding MerR family transcriptional regulator; this encodes MQLTVGELAKRSGLTVRTLHHYDAIGLLRPSSRSDAGYRLYGQADIERLHRIQALRQLGLALADIGQALSGPQPPLAEVVDRQIAQLDRDLADAARLRERLVHLRAQLSSGQSPDLADWLETLEQMTMYEKYFTPEELKALPLHTDPDVLPAWSALVTAVQSAMDRGATPDDADAQQLALQWMEMVGRGTGNNPAFLLRLRTMTEKEPGMRERSGITPALERFVEESMVSARLAIFERYLDEHEMQRMRQHYGKQMYAWPELIAELRAALADGVPAHDPAVQAMAQRWMAMFRAYAGDDPATHAKIREAYAKEPELRTGSSVDDALLAYVREAAASATARPH
- the ahpC gene encoding alkyl hydroperoxide reductase subunit C → MSLINTEIKPFKANAFKDGKFIEVTDADLKGKWSVVIFMPAAFTFNCPTEVEDAAEHYEEFKKAGAEVYIVTTDTHFSHKVWHETSPAVGKAKFALVGDPTHQLTRAFDVHIEEEGLALRGTFIINPEGVIKTLEIHDNAIARDVTETLRKLKAAQYVAAHPNEVCPAKWKEGEKTLAPSLDLVGKI